The Fusarium oxysporum Fo47 chromosome II, complete sequence genome includes a region encoding these proteins:
- a CDS encoding FAD dependent oxidoreductase: MSQPTESVIIVGAGIVGSSLAYFLSQSSTPRAITLIDRSFTSLLGSSGIAPGFVGQFNESEVLTKLAIDTVSEYVKIPGGFDRVGGLEIAFQGEGIQRLKARCEDAKKLGLEARMLSIEEAHQLAPELVNEDGEGQAVFFEKDGTANAVKITTWYQQEAKKHGVNFVEADVKQLTISEGSVTGIDVVEIEASRHLTADKVILTTGIWAQGLSSNLPFPVPVIPVGHPYIHAQPHEPLPHKIPFVRWPEHHVYARDHGTNFGIGSYDHAPIGYKPDTTAKGEWLDWFKQPLDFATGLLPPAAAREFQDGNHFNGVFSMTPDNMPLAGKVESVEGLFMAVAVWVTHAAGTAKVLTRIIDGEEVDGKTREALDPERFRGQDFAQLEEKSLTGYNSIYKTIKSGSA, encoded by the coding sequence ATGTCTCAACCAACTGAATcagtcatcatcgtcggcgCCGGCATCGTCGGTTCTTCCCTCGCCTATTTCCTGTCTCAATCTTCGACGCCCCGAGCCATAACCCTCATCGACCGTTCTTTCACTTCCCTCCTCGGATCATCAGGGATTGCACCGGGCTTCGTCGGCCAGTTCAACGAATCTGAAGTCCTCACCAAACTTGCAATCGACACTGTCTCGGAATATGTCAAAATTCCTGGTGGTTTTGACAGAGTTGGCGGTCTGGAGATTGCGTTTCAAGGTGAGGGTATTCAACGATTGAAGGCGAGGTGTGAGGATGCGAAGAAGCTTGGGCTTGAGGCTAGGATGTTGAGCATTGAGGAGGCGCATCAGCTTGCCCCAGAATTGGTCAATGAGGATGGTGAAGGGCAGGCGGTCTTCTTTGAGAAAGATGGGACGGCGAATGCAGTGAAAATAACAACTTGGTATCAACAAGAGGCGAAGAAGCATGGAGTCAACTTTGTGGAAGCTGATGTGAAGCAGCTCACCATCTCAGAGGGTAGTGTCACAGgcattgatgttgttgagattgaggcaTCGCGCCATCTCACCGCTGATAAAGTCATCCTGACGACTGGAATCTGGGCCCAAGGTCTCTCATCAAACCTCCCCTTTCCTGTCCCAGTCATCCCCGTTGGTCATCCCTACATACATGCTCAACCTCACGAACCACTTCCCCACAAGATCCCTTTTGTCCGTTGGCCAGAACATCACGTCTACGCCCGCGATCACGGTACAAACTTCGGCATCGGAAGTTACGACCATGCACCTATCGGCTACAAACCCGACACTACAGCCAAAGGAGAGTGGCTTGACTGGTTCAAGCAGCCTCTTGATTTCGCTACGGGGTTACTTCCTCCTGCAGCAGCTCGGGAGTTCCAAGATGGGAATCATTTCAACGGAGTGTTTAGTATGACGCCTGACAATATGCCTCTTGCTGGAAAGGTTGAGTCGGTCGAGGGGTTGTTCATGGCAGTTGCAGTATGGGTTACGCATGCTGCTGGTACAGCCAAGGTTCTGACAAGGATTattgatggagaagaagtggaTGGCAAGACGAGGGAGGCTCTTGATCCCGAGAGATTCAGAGGACAGGACTTTGCGCAGTTGGAAGAGAAGTCGTTGACGGGCTATAACTCTATTTATAAGACTATTAAGTCAGGTTCGGCTTAG
- a CDS encoding major facilitator superfamily domain-containing protein, whose product MGKLDTVSSKSHSDFPQPREDEESLTLRTDWSVEEERRAKRKLDLVIMPLLTLGFFCLQLDRGNIANALTDNFMEDVGVTQNQFNVGQQMLSLGIVLFEIPSNMVLYRVGPGKWLTLQLFLFGTVSTFQAFQNNYGSFVATRFLLGITESGFIPGGLWTLSTWYTRKETAKRVMFFYFGNQFGQASSKLLAYGILHMRGVGDKAGWFWLFVLMGAFTVLSGVVLGCCLPDSFKNPRSTFLPNVKIFNERELHILQTRILLDDPMKGKKKKKIGLGAFKKAFSNWRLWVHVIITLSNNGPQRAFDTYSPSIVKSFGFEGLTSNALASVGLFLQIPVSWSFSYVSDRFNKRPETVIAGLSMHLLGYVFNRIFTELGRRGVSYFGVVWTQTFGTFSHPLNIAWMSLACDDSEERALAMAMVIMGANIAGIYGAQIFRSDDKPKYRRGFTINIVVLAIGLALAVLRFFDDKIWRRSKVAEIQQQLARENGDVSDDKSDGQGDNHTPTLGLEKTSPAELNPIAKPTQ is encoded by the exons ATGGGCAAACTTGACACAGTTTCATCAAAGTCCCACTCGGACTTCCCTCAGCCCAGAGAGGATGAGGAATCTCTAACTCTTCGAACGGACTGGTCCgtggaggaagaaagaagagctAAGCGCAA GCTGGACCTTGTTATCATGCCGCTCTTGACCCTCGGGTTCTTCTGCCTTC AGCTCGATCGAGGTAACATCGCCAACGCCCTGACTGATAACTTCATGGAAGATGTCGGCGTCACCCAAAACCAATTCAATGTCGGCCAGCAGATGCTCTCCCTTGGCATCGTCCTCTTCGAAATCCCCTCCAACATGGTCCTCTACCGAGTCGGCCCCGGCAAGTGGCTCACCCTCCAACTATTCCTCTTTGGTACAGTCAGCACCTTCCAAGCCTTCCAAAACAACTACGGATCCTTCGTCGCGACGCGATTCCTTCTCGGTATCACCGAATCTGGATTCATCCCTGGCGGACTTTGGACCTTGTCAACGTGGTACACACGTAAGGAAACAGCTAAGCGTGTCATGTTCTTTTACTTTGGAAACCAGTTCGGTCAAGCTTCTAGTAAACTCTTGGCGTATGGTATTCTTCACATGCGTGGCGTTGGAGACAAGGCTGGCTGGTTCTGGCTTTTTGTCCTTATGGGTGCCTTCACTGTTCTGAGTGGTGTTGTTTTGGGCTGCTGCTTGCCTGACTCTTTCAAGAATCCTCGAAGCACGTTCCTGCCCAACGTTAAGATCTTCAATGAGAGAGAATTGCACATTCTCCAGACTCGcattcttcttgatgaccctatgaagggaaagaagaagaagaagatcggTCTCGGTGCCTTCAAGAAGGCT TTCTCCAACTGGCGTCTCTGGGTCCATGTCATCATCACACTCTCGAACAACGGCCCTCAGCGCGCCTTCGATACATACTCACCTTCCATCGTCAAGAGCTTCGGCTTCGAAGGTCTCACTAGTAATGCCCTCGCCTCTGTTggtctcttcctccagaTCCCTGTTTCATGGTCCTTCAGCTACGTTTCCGATCGATT TAATAAGAGACCAGAGACTGTCATCGCGGGTTTGAGTATGCACTTGTTGGGTTACGTGTTCAACCGTATCTTCACGGAGCTGGGACGTAGAGGAGTCAGCTATTTTGGTGTTGTGTGGACTCAGACCTTTGGCACCTTTTCTCACCCTCTTAACATCGCTTGGATGTCTCTGGCCTGTGACGATTCAGAGGAACGAGCTCTTGCCATGGCCAT GGTCATCATGGGAGCCAATATTGCAGGTATTTATGGTGCCCAGATCTTCCGATCCGACGACAAGCCCAAATACCGCCGTGGCTTTACCATCAACATCGTTGTCCTCGCAATTGGTCTCGCGCTTGCGGTCCTTCGTTTCTTCGACGATAAGATCTGGCGCCGCTCCAAGGTTGCTGAGATCCAGCAACAGCTTGCGCGTGAAAACGGGGATGTGAGTGACGATAAGAGTGACGGTCAGGGAGACAACCACACGCCGACGCTGGGGCTCGAGAAGACATCCCCTGCGGAATTGAACCCTATCGCAAAGCCAACCCAGTGA